Genomic window (Solanum stenotomum isolate F172 unplaced genomic scaffold, ASM1918654v1 scaffold33120, whole genome shotgun sequence):
CGCAACCATAACATGACCTCGATGTGGATCCTGACTGTGAAGAACCCGAAGTAATGCTATAACCACTTCGACCCGAACCTGGAGGACCCCGAGCTGCTGGCCTACCCTCGATAGCTGGTAATGAAGCATGTACTGGCCTCTGACGCAGGAAGGACCCGCCTCCCCTGTGTGGGCCCCTACCTTCTGACGAGGTACCCGAATACTGACCACCTGTACGGACCCTCTTGGGCCCACCAAAATCATCCCGCTCAAGCAACTCAGCCTCTCTGGTTGCACTCACTATAGTCTGGAAGGAAGCACCCTCTTGAGATGATCTAAACACATAACTACGGATAGTGGGAGTCAAACCCTTGACAAATCTGCGAATCCGCTCAGGCTCACCTGAAATCAAAGCAGAGGCATGTCTCAACAACTGACAGAATCGAGCCTCGTAATCTGCGACTGACATGCTACCCTGCACCAAACTCTCAAACCTCATACGGCTCTCCTCCTGTACACTCCAAGGGATGAAACGACCCTCGAAGGCACTAGCAAACTCACTCCACTCCATGGGAGGAGATCCCGCTGGTCTCGAACTCATGAATGTCCTCAGCCACTCCCTAGCGACACCGCGTAACTGAAGGGACACAAATCGGACGCCCCTCTCATCTAACATGCGTACCGCCGCCAACATCTCTCGACTCAAGGTCAAAAACTCGTGAGCATCATCAGTCTTAGCACCATGAAACTGAGGTGGTTTCATTTTCTGAAACCGCTCATAGCAGACCTGGTCATCATCTGCTAAGGCCACCTCAAGGGCCGCCGGTACACCTACAACCGGTGCTGGAACCTGTGGTGGCTGAACCACCAGCTCTGGAACCACTGGAATTTGATGCTGATAACCAGGGGCCTGTGCCCCTACCCCAGCTTGTAACCCCGCTGGTATACCTGCTGCACCCTGAGCAAGACGCTCTAATAACCCCAACATCATGTCGAGTCTGTCATCATAAACTGGGGTGCATGGCCCGCAAGAGCCTGCTCTGCAACTACTCCAATCTGTGGCTCAGGTGAAGGCTCTCTACCTCGGCCTCGGGCAGGTGCCGCTCTTCTGGCACGGCCTCGACCACGTCATCGGCCTCTAGCCcgacctctacccctagctggggaCTCAACTCTGACCTCGGGGGCTGCCTCCCCCTAACTCCGGTAGCTCTAGTCCTCGGCATCTTTCAAAAACATCACGCGATACTCAGCACCCACAATAACAACCTCGCACGAT
Coding sequences:
- the LOC125852238 gene encoding uncharacterized protein LOC125852238, with protein sequence MPRTRATGVRGRQPPRSELSPQLGVEVGLEADDVVEAVPEERHLPEAEGAAGIPAGLQAGVGAQAPGYQHQIPVVPELVVQPPQVPAPVVGVPAALEVALADDDQVCYERFQKMKPPQFHGAKTDDAHEFLTLSREMLAAVRMLDERGVRFVSLQLRGVAREWLRTFMSSRPAGSPPMEWSEFASAFEGRFIPWSVQEESRMRFESLVQGSMSVADYEARFCQLLRHASALISGEPERIRRFVKGLTPTIRSYVFRSSQEGASFQTIVSATREAELLERDDFGGPKRVRTGGQYSGTSSEGRGPHRGGGSFLRQRPVHASLPAIEGRPAARGPPGSGRSGYSITSGSSQSGSTSRSCYGCGDPGHLIRHCPHQTQSGPHRTISAVPERDSAPPARGRGRGQASGRGGRASGRGASGASGSQSGGRGAQCYAFPGRPEAETSDAVITSIVSVCHRPASVLFDPGSTFSYVSTYFASGLELTCDRMSVPIRVSTPVGEPLVVNRVYRSFLVVLSGYETWVDMILLDMLDFDVILGMDWLSPYHALLDCYAKTVTLAIPGIPRVEWRGTSGSYPNRVISHIRAQRMIDRGCLSYLAFIRDVGAESPAMESIPVVQELPDVFPEDLPGVPLVRDIDFSIDLEPGTKLISIPPYRMAPAELKELKDQIQDLLSKGFIRPSVSPWGAP